A single genomic interval of Thermovibrio guaymasensis harbors:
- the rplD gene encoding 50S ribosomal protein L4 translates to MEIKVVNLNNQEAGTVQIKDEIANAPIKKHAVWETVKWQLAKRRRGTHSTKTRGEVRGGGRKPWPQKHTGRARQGSIRAPQWVGGGVVHGPKPRDYSYNLPKKVRKVALRSVIAGRLQEGNFIVVEDFSFEKPKTKQAVEFLKNLGLENAKVLLVVPSELDENTYLSFRNLPNVKVLPVEGLNVYDVLAYEKCVVFKSILPKIEERLS, encoded by the coding sequence ATCAAGGATGAAATTGCTAACGCTCCTATAAAGAAGCATGCCGTTTGGGAGACTGTTAAGTGGCAGCTTGCTAAGAGGAGAAGGGGAACTCACTCTACAAAGACCCGTGGTGAAGTTAGAGGTGGTGGAAGAAAACCTTGGCCACAGAAGCATACAGGTAGGGCAAGGCAAGGTTCTATAAGGGCTCCCCAGTGGGTTGGTGGTGGCGTTGTTCACGGACCAAAGCCGAGGGATTACTCCTACAACCTTCCAAAGAAGGTTAGAAAGGTTGCTCTCAGAAGCGTAATAGCTGGTAGACTCCAAGAGGGTAACTTCATAGTTGTTGAGGACTTCTCATTTGAGAAGCCGAAGACTAAGCAGGCTGTTGAGTTCCTTAAAAACCTCGGACTTGAGAATGCTAAAGTTCTACTTGTTGTCCCTTCTGAGCTTGATGAAAATACGTACCTTTCCTTTAGGAACCTTCCTAACGTTAAAGTTCTTCCTGTAGAAGGTCTTAACGTTTACGACGTTTTGGCTTATGAGAAGTGTGTAGTTTTCAAGTCAATCCTACCCAAAATAGAGGAGAGGCTGTCATGA